From a single Candidatus Schekmanbacteria bacterium genomic region:
- the dnaE gene encoding DNA polymerase III subunit alpha, translating to MDFVHLHNHTQYSLLDGALKIENLIDTAISLKMPAIAITDHGNMFGVIKFYQKCMAKGIKPIVGCEVYVAPGSRFDKSPRKGEGQNYYHLILLAKDSKGYHNLLKLVSAGYTEGFYYKPRIDKEILSRHSEGLIGLSACLHGEIPSLLLSGQTEEAEKTIGFFNDVFGKGDFYIELMDNAIERQKEANRLLIETARKLSVPIVATNDCHYLKREDVRAHEMLLCIGTKSTMNDEKRFRFQTGEFYFKTPHEMREAFRGYEEALHNTVEIAEKCNLQLGFGKTLLPMYVPPEGMDLKQYLEKLARDGLEKRFSVMNLKPEGNDESKKKREEYLARLEMELKVIEYQGFEGYFLIVWDFINYAKQNNIPVGPGRGSAAGSLTAYSLGISDIDPIRYGLLFERFLNPERKSMPDIDVDFCEARREEVISYVRKKYGSENVGQIITFGTMKAKAVIRDIGRVKGMSYGDVDAIAKLIPNELGITLSRAIEKEPRLKVLIDEREEVKDLFNVAMTLEGLSRQMSTHAAGVVISPEPLANFTPLARNIDQKQGEGNNGEVLTQYDMKDIESIGLLKMDFLGLKTLTVLDKAVKLIKKTRGITLQLDTIPLDDPEVYSFLWEGKTAGIFQLESSGMRDVLRKIKPTVFEDIVALIAIYRPGPLESGMVDDFIAVKHGRKEAKYEHPLLAEILKETYGVILYQEQAMKIANVLSGFSLAEADILRKAMGKKNQELMATQAKKFVDGAAERKVDKKVAQRIFDLIEKFSGYGFNKSHSAAYAVLTYRTSYLKHHYPQEFMASLMTSDINNTDKLVKYINECREMGMNILPPDINHSMGEFTIENGSIRYGLTGVKNVGMQAIDSVVAARESGAGFRDIFDLCERVDLRVMNKRVVESLIQCGAFDCFKMPRSAMMAGLDGVLEEAQKAKEELAAGQISLFGGEGTISEGIFKKLPNMPEWEEHELLTREKELLGFYLTSHPLARYEELLKRYADFDLSAFSGLDEKEEDTAAVEAEVLNNAGGASHHVQNSNMQDGKVVHVGGCLKNVKSIKNRKGDDMAFLELEDLNGKVEVTVFADAFREASTLLQKDRLVFLKGRLQDRNGVFGIIAEKIIPIERVREEFTEKISIEINSAGLRKEDVKALKDILSHQGSGGCRVLFTVHTREGLVVNLKLDDKARVKLTDKLIADVEKIFGNGSVSCLL from the coding sequence ATTGATTTTGTGCATCTGCACAACCATACGCAGTACAGCCTCCTTGACGGTGCGCTGAAGATAGAAAATCTTATTGATACCGCCATATCCCTTAAGATGCCTGCCATCGCGATAACTGACCACGGCAATATGTTTGGGGTGATAAAATTCTATCAGAAGTGCATGGCTAAAGGGATTAAGCCCATAGTGGGCTGCGAAGTCTATGTGGCGCCCGGGAGCCGTTTCGATAAATCGCCAAGAAAAGGGGAAGGGCAAAACTATTATCATCTCATACTTCTTGCCAAGGACAGCAAAGGCTATCACAACCTCCTTAAGCTTGTTTCAGCGGGCTACACTGAGGGGTTTTACTACAAACCGAGGATTGACAAGGAAATCCTTTCGCGCCACAGCGAAGGTTTGATAGGGCTGTCTGCCTGTCTTCACGGCGAGATACCGTCGCTCCTTCTTTCAGGCCAGACCGAGGAAGCGGAGAAAACGATAGGTTTTTTCAACGATGTTTTCGGCAAGGGAGACTTCTACATCGAACTCATGGATAATGCTATCGAGAGGCAGAAGGAAGCAAACAGGCTTCTCATTGAGACAGCAAGGAAACTTTCAGTACCGATAGTTGCGACCAATGACTGTCATTATCTTAAACGCGAAGATGTGCGTGCCCATGAGATGCTCCTCTGCATAGGCACGAAGAGTACCATGAACGATGAAAAAAGGTTCAGGTTCCAGACAGGGGAGTTCTATTTTAAAACTCCACACGAGATGCGGGAAGCATTCAGAGGATATGAGGAAGCTCTGCACAATACTGTCGAGATAGCTGAAAAGTGCAATCTCCAGCTCGGTTTCGGGAAAACGCTTCTTCCCATGTATGTTCCTCCTGAGGGAATGGACCTGAAACAGTATCTTGAAAAACTTGCAAGGGATGGGCTTGAAAAAAGGTTCAGCGTCATGAACTTGAAGCCTGAAGGAAATGACGAATCAAAGAAAAAAAGGGAAGAGTATCTCGCCCGTCTTGAAATGGAACTCAAGGTAATTGAGTACCAGGGCTTTGAGGGCTACTTTCTCATAGTATGGGATTTTATAAACTATGCAAAACAGAACAATATACCGGTAGGACCGGGAAGGGGCTCTGCCGCCGGAAGTCTGACTGCATACTCTCTGGGTATCTCGGATATAGACCCCATCCGTTACGGACTGCTTTTCGAGAGGTTTTTAAATCCTGAGAGAAAGAGCATGCCTGATATAGACGTGGACTTTTGCGAAGCGCGCCGGGAAGAGGTCATATCCTATGTAAGGAAAAAATATGGCTCTGAGAACGTAGGGCAGATAATCACTTTCGGCACCATGAAGGCAAAGGCGGTTATAAGGGATATAGGAAGGGTGAAGGGAATGAGCTACGGGGATGTCGATGCCATCGCGAAACTTATTCCTAATGAACTCGGTATAACTCTTTCAAGGGCAATAGAGAAAGAACCGCGCCTTAAGGTCCTCATTGATGAACGGGAAGAGGTAAAGGACCTTTTCAATGTAGCTATGACCCTTGAAGGTTTGAGCAGGCAGATGTCAACCCATGCCGCAGGTGTCGTGATATCGCCTGAGCCGCTTGCAAATTTTACTCCGCTTGCAAGGAACATTGACCAGAAACAGGGCGAAGGGAATAACGGAGAAGTCCTTACGCAATACGATATGAAGGACATTGAAAGCATCGGGCTTCTCAAGATGGATTTCCTCGGCCTTAAAACTCTCACAGTCCTCGACAAGGCAGTAAAACTCATAAAGAAGACGAGAGGGATTACACTTCAACTGGATACCATCCCCCTTGATGACCCTGAAGTTTACAGCTTCCTCTGGGAAGGAAAGACAGCAGGAATATTCCAGCTTGAAAGTTCGGGGATGCGCGATGTGCTGAGGAAGATAAAGCCTACCGTCTTCGAGGATATTGTCGCGCTTATCGCTATTTACCGTCCCGGTCCGCTGGAAAGCGGGATGGTTGACGACTTTATCGCTGTCAAGCATGGCAGAAAAGAAGCAAAGTATGAGCACCCTCTGCTTGCCGAGATATTGAAGGAAACTTACGGTGTTATCCTCTATCAGGAACAGGCGATGAAGATCGCAAATGTTCTCAGCGGATTCTCGCTTGCGGAAGCAGACATTCTCCGCAAAGCCATGGGAAAGAAGAATCAGGAACTTATGGCTACGCAGGCAAAGAAGTTCGTTGATGGCGCTGCAGAAAGAAAGGTGGACAAAAAGGTCGCACAGCGAATATTCGACCTTATAGAGAAATTCTCCGGTTACGGCTTTAACAAATCCCACAGCGCGGCTTATGCAGTGCTCACATACCGCACATCATATTTAAAGCACCACTATCCGCAGGAATTCATGGCATCGCTTATGACAAGCGACATAAACAATACAGACAAACTCGTAAAGTATATCAATGAATGCAGGGAGATGGGGATGAACATACTCCCTCCCGACATCAACCACAGCATGGGAGAATTCACCATTGAAAATGGTTCTATTCGCTACGGACTCACAGGGGTAAAGAACGTCGGTATGCAGGCAATAGATTCCGTTGTTGCAGCAAGGGAGAGCGGCGCAGGGTTTAGAGACATATTTGATCTCTGCGAGAGGGTAGACCTTCGTGTCATGAACAAGCGTGTAGTTGAGAGCCTCATACAGTGCGGCGCATTCGACTGTTTTAAGATGCCGCGCAGCGCCATGATGGCAGGGCTTGACGGGGTTCTTGAAGAAGCCCAGAAGGCAAAGGAGGAGCTTGCTGCGGGACAGATCAGCCTTTTTGGAGGCGAAGGAACTATTTCAGAGGGTATATTCAAAAAACTTCCAAACATGCCAGAATGGGAAGAACATGAACTGCTCACCCGCGAGAAAGAGCTTTTAGGATTTTATCTCACAAGCCATCCGCTTGCCCGTTATGAAGAACTTTTAAAGAGATATGCTGATTTTGATCTCTCCGCATTTTCCGGTCTGGATGAAAAAGAAGAGGATACTGCTGCTGTTGAAGCGGAGGTATTAAATAATGCAGGCGGTGCTTCGCATCATGTACAGAACTCCAATATGCAGGATGGGAAGGTAGTGCATGTAGGAGGATGCTTGAAAAACGTGAAATCCATAAAGAACCGCAAAGGCGATGATATGGCTTTCTTGGAGCTCGAGGACCTCAACGGAAAAGTCGAGGTAACAGTTTTTGCAGATGCGTTCAGAGAGGCTTCGACTCTCCTGCAGAAGGACAGGCTTGTTTTTCTCAAAGGGAGGCTCCAGGACAGGAATGGAGTGTTTGGCATCATCGCAGAGAAGATAATCCCCATTGAAAGGGTGCGCGAAGAGTTCACTGAAAAGATATCGATAGAAATAAATTCTGCCGGGCTCAGGAAGGAAGATGTCAAGGCATTGAAGGATATCCTTTCTCATCAGGGGAGCGGAGGATGCCGGGTGCTCTTCACTGTCCATACAAGAGAGGGTCTTGTAGTCAATCTCAAACTCGATGATAAAGCAAGAGTGAAACTTACAGACAAGCTCATAGCTGATGTTGAAAAGATATTCGGGAACGGCTCAGTCAGCTGCCTCCTTTAA
- a CDS encoding ferritin-like domain-containing protein — protein sequence MKITLEKMIAKLNDDIEWEYQALIQYIQHASLIAGAQYDAIQKELLIHATEEHNHAVLLSTQIVSLGGFPSVKIKDVKVSKKSLEMLRQDLAGEIHAVERYKERIYEAEQLREYGLRRILEDILIQEEEHKRDLQNAIEQAK from the coding sequence ATGAAGATTACCCTGGAAAAAATGATTGCAAAGCTGAATGACGACATTGAATGGGAATATCAAGCTCTTATACAATATATACAACACGCCTCACTTATAGCCGGGGCGCAATATGATGCGATACAGAAGGAACTTCTGATTCATGCAACGGAAGAGCATAATCATGCGGTGTTGCTTTCAACGCAGATTGTCTCGCTGGGCGGATTCCCAAGCGTCAAAATAAAGGATGTAAAGGTTTCAAAGAAGAGCCTTGAGATGCTTAGACAGGACCTTGCCGGGGAAATACATGCAGTTGAACGTTACAAGGAGCGCATTTACGAGGCTGAACAGTTAAGGGAGTACGGGCTTCGCAGAATTCTCGAAGATATACTTATCCAGGAAGAAGAACATAAGAGGGACCTGCAGAACGCGATAGAACAGGCAAAGTAA
- the mazG gene encoding nucleoside triphosphate pyrophosphohydrolase, producing MEKNNRSFDRTVEIMEKLRSPEGCPWDKEQTTTSLKPYLVEEAYEVLEAIDSGSPHKLKEELGDLLLQVVFHSQIASEEDKFTIDDVLKNLNEKLVRRHPHVFDDLKLSTPKEVLANWETIKKNEKNSDGKASVLEGIPRSLPSLLFAFTLQKRVARVGFDWENVEGAQDKLLEEIKEFEQSVAKMNPVDMEEELGDILFSIVNVARFYGLHPEEALKKTCMKFIKRFQYIEEKAGEEGKELEGMSLEEMDKFWNEAKKV from the coding sequence ATGGAAAAAAATAATAGAAGTTTTGACAGGACAGTTGAAATAATGGAGAAGTTGAGAAGCCCGGAAGGATGCCCGTGGGACAAAGAGCAGACAACTACCTCTTTAAAACCCTATCTTGTGGAAGAGGCCTATGAGGTGCTGGAAGCGATTGACAGCGGCAGCCCTCACAAATTAAAGGAAGAGCTCGGCGACCTTCTCCTTCAGGTTGTTTTCCATTCGCAGATAGCTTCTGAGGAGGACAAATTCACAATTGATGATGTTTTAAAAAATCTTAACGAAAAACTCGTAAGACGTCATCCTCACGTATTTGACGACCTCAAGCTTTCCACACCCAAGGAAGTGCTGGCAAACTGGGAGACCATAAAAAAGAATGAGAAGAATAGCGACGGGAAGGCATCCGTGCTTGAAGGCATACCGCGTTCCCTTCCTTCACTGCTTTTCGCATTCACGCTTCAAAAAAGAGTCGCGCGTGTAGGATTTGACTGGGAGAACGTAGAGGGGGCGCAGGATAAACTCCTTGAAGAGATAAAAGAGTTTGAACAGTCGGTTGCCAAGATGAATCCCGTTGACATGGAGGAGGAGCTTGGAGACATACTCTTCAGCATTGTCAATGTTGCAAGGTTTTACGGTCTCCATCCTGAAGAGGCCCTGAAAAAGACATGCATGAAATTCATCAAGCGTTTCCAATATATAGAAGAGAAGGCAGGGGAAGAGGGGAAAGAACTTGAAGGAATGTCCCTTGAAGAGATGGATAAATTCTGGAATGAAGCTAAGAAAGTTTAA